Proteins from a single region of Apium graveolens cultivar Ventura chromosome 7, ASM990537v1, whole genome shotgun sequence:
- the LOC141673125 gene encoding secreted RxLR effector protein 161-like, with protein sequence MQRIPYALTVGSLMYAQVCTRPGISFIVGMLGRYLSNPKMEQRKAVKRVLRYLKKTKDYILTYRKSDHLEIIEYSDSDFGGYKDERKSTLGYVYLQASGEISWRSAKQTIIASSTMAAE encoded by the coding sequence ATGCAAAGGATACCATATGCATTGACAGTGGGAAGCCTAATGTATGCTCAAGTATGTACTCGTCCTGGCATATCATTCATTGTTGGAATGTTGGGAAGATATTTGAGTAATCCGAAAATGGAGCAACGAAAAGCAGTGAAACGAGTCTTACGGTatttgaagaaaacaaaagatTATATACTCACATACAGGAAATCAGATCATCTAGAAATCATCGAATATTCAGATTCTGACTTTGGAGGATACAAAGATGAAAGAAAATCTACTTTGGGCTATGTTTATCTACAGGCTAGTGGAGAGATTTCATGGAGGTCTGCCAAACAGACGATCATAGCTTCATCCACAATGGCTGCAGAATAG